DNA sequence from the Carnobacterium funditum DSM 5970 genome:
GAGGGAGTGGGAAAAAATCCCTCTCCCTCCTTTTTATTAAAATAATTTAGATGAATTGAATGGACTGTTCTTTTAGTCGTTTTGTTTTAACCGGCATTCTTGTTAACGTTAGATGATCGACAATGACTGCGATACACGAACAAACAGGAACATTCTTTTGCTGATTAATAGCTAAAGAATAAAAATCACCATAAGGTAAGTAGGCTTTTTCCATCTCCATTATTGTTTCTTGTCCGCGCTTAATCCAATAGTGGTTGTTGTCAAAATCACCTTTTATAACCCATTTTAAATGACTAACTTTGAAATAAGGCCCATTTATTCCCTGGTATTTTGTGATGGTAGCTACTTTATTACCAGCAACAAACAAATCAAATTTAGGGAATACCGATAAAATAGTTTGTTTTACTTCAACCAATAAATTGCCATCCATGGCATATAATGAAAGGCCATCGCCAATCCGACCCCATTTACCAACAATAAGATAAACATCTTTACCTGTTCCATCGGTAACGATTATTCTGTTTTTTATGGATACATAGTCTTGTTTCATATAAAGATGAATCATTTTACTCACCTCAATTTAGTATTTAACTGTTTTTATAGGAACAAATGGAACTATTTCTTTTTCTTTCTTCTTAATTATAACAAAAAAATGTCAAAAAACGAAGAGGTTAAAAAATAGTTCACTTACAAGAAATGAAAAAAAGAGTCGGGCCTACGACTTATCTGCTGAAAAGAACACATAAGTAATAGGTCAAACTCTTTGATTATTATCTGTTTGTATTATTAAAGACCTGATTTAAATCTTGGATTGCTTTGACTAATTCATCTAACTTATTTTCCATTCGCTGTAAAAGAAACCAAGCTACAAAGATAGGAAACCCAAGATTACCGATAACTTCCACAATTACAGACAGCCATTCTGAACTTGTTCCCATTAAAACTCTCCTTTCCTTATTCATTCGTTCTAAAAAGATAACGAAAGAGAAAGGTGAATCGTTACCTTTTAGTTATAAGTGATAAGGAGAACGGATTTAAAAGTAACCTCAAAAAAACCCCTAAAACGCCCTTTTAGCTCAAAAATAATTACTTCATATAAAAAAATGTGCTTTAGGATAGAAGCTAAAAAAAGAATGGATTTTGGATCATTCATCGCTTTTCTAGAAACCTACTAAATGGTCTGCTAAATGGGTAGTGTAGCGCTATTTTTACTGGAATGGACAAGTTGGAAAGAAAGTTTCTTAGACTTATCCATTTTCGTAAGATAAGATAACCGGTATTATCAAATCAGGGTGCGTAGCAAAGAAGAGTTAAGAATAAACGGTATAAGTTTCTACGCTAAAAACTTATATCTTCAATAGTTTGAAAATAGTGATGTAAAAAATGCTATAAATGATTCAGGAAATAAAAAAATTCTATCAACCGCTAGTTAGAGTGAAGGCGGTTGATAGAATACTTAGTTAGATAGTTTCTTGTTTAGACAAACGGTAGCCACTGTGGAAAACAGAGCCGATATATTGATTGTATTGGAATCCATTACGAATGGCTTCTGTAACAAAATCTTTTGCTTTCAGAATAGATTCTTCAACGCTTAAACCTTGCGCTAGACCAGCTGTTATGGCTGCGGCAAAAGTACAGCCTGCACCATGATTGTAAGCAGGAATCATTTTTTCGCTTTCTAATACAGTAAATGTTGAACCATCATAAAATAAATCAATCGCTTTATCGCCGGCTAAAGCTTTTCCACCTTTGATCACAACATTTTTTGCTCCAAGTCCATGAATCTTTACAGCTGCTTTTTTCATGTCCTCTAGAGTAGTTAAAATTCCTAGACCAGATAGTTTACCAGCTTCAAATAAGTTAGGAGTAACCACTGTTGCTAAGGGTGTTAATACATCACGTAACGCATTAGCATTTTCTGGATTTAAAACTTCATCGTC
Encoded proteins:
- a CDS encoding LURP-one-related/scramblase family protein, which gives rise to MIHLYMKQDYVSIKNRIIVTDGTGKDVYLIVGKWGRIGDGLSLYAMDGNLLVEVKQTILSVFPKFDLFVAGNKVATITKYQGINGPYFKVSHLKWVIKGDFDNNHYWIKRGQETIMEMEKAYLPYGDFYSLAINQQKNVPVCSCIAVIVDHLTLTRMPVKTKRLKEQSIQFI
- a CDS encoding YvrJ family protein; protein product: MGTSSEWLSVIVEVIGNLGFPIFVAWFLLQRMENKLDELVKAIQDLNQVFNNTNR
- the thiD gene encoding bifunctional hydroxymethylpyrimidine kinase/phosphomethylpyrimidine kinase is translated as MIDIKRTLTIAGSDSSGGAGIQADLKTFSEYGTYGLSALTAIATMDPDNNWSHGVTTIDIPVIEAQLKTIFASDHKIAAMKTGMLPSVEIINVVAKAIKDNHLENIVIDPVMICKGDDEVLNPENANALRDVLTPLATVVTPNLFEAGKLSGLGILTTLEDMKKAAVKIHGLGAKNVVIKGGKALAGDKAIDLFYDGSTFTVLESEKMIPAYNHGAGCTFAAAITAGLAQGLSVEESILKAKDFVTEAIRNGFQYNQYIGSVFHSGYRLSKQETI